In Campylobacter sp. 2014D-0216, the following proteins share a genomic window:
- the cgb gene encoding single-domain globin Cgb yields the protein MTKEQIQIIKDCVPVLQKNGEILTKEFYKIMFEEYPEVKPMFNMQKQASGEQPKALAMAILMAAKNVENLENMRSFVDKVAITHTNLNVKEEHYPIVGACLLKAIKVVLNADEATLKAWEEAYKAIAQFYIDIEKEIYAKNN from the coding sequence ATGACAAAAGAACAAATTCAAATCATCAAAGATTGTGTGCCTGTTTTACAAAAAAATGGCGAAATTTTAACTAAAGAATTTTATAAAATCATGTTTGAAGAATACCCTGAAGTCAAACCCATGTTTAACATGCAAAAACAAGCTTCAGGCGAACAACCAAAAGCCTTGGCTATGGCTATTTTAATGGCAGCTAAGAATGTAGAAAATTTAGAAAACATGCGATCTTTTGTAGACAAAGTTGCCATTACTCATACTAATTTAAATGTCAAAGAAGAACACTACCCTATCGTTGGTGCTTGTCTTTTAAAAGCTATCAAAGTGGTATTAAACGCAGATGAAGCTACACTAAAAGCTTGGGAAGAAGCTTATAAAGCGATCGCGCAATTTTACATCGATATCGAAAAAGAAATCTATGCAAAAAACAACTAA
- a CDS encoding GlcG/HbpS family heme-binding protein, which produces MRKIFILCVFLGVSLVAKSYELVKEPVLTTQMVEGILDLAKKEARKNDFHVSITIVDKSGQILAVLRDDKAGVHTLNASYKKAYTATSQKRETAVIFKGVKEGKIPEDIRYLDEQFSIMPGGVPILIDGVVVGGIGVGGAHLEEDVKIAKAGIAFLR; this is translated from the coding sequence ATGAGAAAAATATTCATTTTATGTGTATTTTTGGGAGTGAGTTTGGTGGCAAAATCTTATGAGCTTGTTAAAGAGCCTGTTTTAACTACGCAAATGGTTGAAGGGATTTTGGATTTAGCCAAAAAAGAAGCAAGAAAAAATGACTTTCATGTAAGCATTACTATAGTGGATAAATCGGGTCAAATTTTAGCGGTTTTAAGAGATGACAAAGCAGGAGTGCACACGCTTAATGCTAGCTATAAAAAGGCTTATACTGCTACTTCGCAAAAAAGAGAAACTGCAGTGATTTTTAAAGGGGTAAAAGAGGGTAAGATCCCTGAAGATATTCGTTACTTAGATGAGCAATTTTCCATTATGCCTGGTGGGGTTCCTATTTTGATTGATGGTGTAGTGGTTGGGGGTATAGGTGTGGGTGGAGCACACTTAGAAGAAGATGTGAAAATAGCAAAAGCAGGGATAGCTTTTTTACGCTAA
- a CDS encoding molecular chaperone TorD family protein codes for MKLLSSNEDEALIGSDFVSLFISDIEYTKAPPFASFYLDKDKEIYSSNSNKIKDIFLNHRFCDFLENEPSDSLVNELLFIKELINTKNNKVLKDFLEKEFFTWFYLWSKDLLNGSKSNFYKGLSMLMEDFFQELEKNL; via the coding sequence TTGAAACTTCTATCTAGCAATGAAGATGAAGCACTTATAGGAAGTGATTTTGTGAGTTTATTTATAAGCGATATTGAGTATACTAAAGCACCTCCTTTTGCTTCTTTTTATCTTGACAAAGATAAGGAAATTTACTCTTCAAATTCTAATAAAATCAAAGATATTTTTTTAAATCACCGTTTTTGTGATTTTTTAGAAAATGAACCTTCAGATAGTCTTGTTAATGAGCTTTTATTTATTAAAGAACTCATCAACACAAAAAACAACAAAGTCCTAAAAGATTTTTTAGAGAAAGAATTTTTTACTTGGTTTTATCTTTGGAGCAAAGATCTACTAAATGGCTCTAAAAGCAATTTTTACAAAGGCTTGTCAATGCTCATGGAAGATTTCTTTCAAGAACTAGAAAAAAATTTATAG